The genomic stretch GATATTGTTCTTGGACGGGGATTTGTCgttgcatgccgaactgcagttttacacggtcactctggtgcatctccataGTAGTGAACTGAATGATTGATAtttttgttgtccaaactgcatcatcatcatggttaacctgatgatcaagagCCATATACGACCTCCAAATAAACTGTATAAGAATTTGACATGATTAGAGGATATGTATGTTGCTCCTCGGCttaacttatgtttgatctccgaccgacacccttcaatagtcagtgcctacaaaaacattgataatgtCTGACAAGATCCTCCTTCGAtgcatgtctactgcattagacatatcgctcaaaatTTCATGTGGAATATCAAAGACAAAACGTTGTGGAAGAAGGTCGTCAACACATGGTATGCATTAATAGAACattctttcaaacactaccggAAAGACATCAAATTGTCAAAAGCAGatgcagtacggtggatcgacaatattccattggagaagtggactaggaCATATGTGAGAGATGTTGTATTTATAATAGGTGAGTTGTGGAGCAGTGACGTACACACATGGCTACATGCATGCACTATTGCATGTGGCGTTAGTGAATACAATATTTCAATGCATGCGCCCAAACCATTGGCGCATCAGTTGAATGAAAAATAGATGCGCAGTCCAACTGGTGCATGTTTCATGAAATGTGGTTATTCCcataaatattttaaaaaatatgttattttaaaattttaattaaaaaatatggttattttaaaaaaaatccttaAAATAAAATTATTGCTTTTCCAATAAGATTCCGAAAATATAATTCCATGATGATCtgacggtgtaaaacttttttACACTTTCATccaataaaaatatattattttatcATATCAAACAAATATTTTGAAATATTCAATCTGATTCGTGGTCGTAATTGATTCATCACTCGTTGTCTCATTTTTAAAATACATTTAAACTTATATTTTGAACATTTTTTTACCAGTCTCATATTTTAAACTGAATATCATAATTCAATGCTAAAAATTACTCGAATATTTGGCAGTAAGGGCAAACACTAAACCGAAGCAGAGTTCTTTCgaaaaatggaagaaaaaaatTCAGGCGAAAACGAGAAAGCGGCTCTTCTACTCCTGGATCGTGCATCTCGAGCGACAAGGGGCAAACGTCTCTCGAAGCTTCTCGACGACGAAGTTCAACAAGACGAATTGTTCTGGGGCCAAGACGCTCTcaaagatgaagaagaagacgaTAACTACCAAGAGGAAGCCGAAATCGCCGACGAATTCGACTCCGATTTCGACCAAGACGTATCTATATCTCTCTCTCAAACTCATTCACAACAATTGCATAATTCAATTTAACTAATTCTTCAATCTTTATATTTTCAGGAGCCTGAACCTGATGAGGAACAACCTCAGGTTGACGCCGATGAAAGAATGAATAAGAAGAAGCGATTGATAGTTCCTGGGAAGACGCCGGctaagaagaagaaaaagaagaaagtTTTATCTAATTTGGAAAATTCTCCCAAAAAGGATGATCAGGAAGATGATAATAACAACAACAAACCTAGTGTTTCTGGGGAACACCATGATGATGCAAAGGAGATAATGATTAGGAAGTCCACCAGAACTTCAGTCATTGTGCGACAAGCTGAAAGAGAAGCCATTCGTGCTGCTATACAAGCAACCAGCAAGGTCACTACTCCTCTATGTCCATGTGATTAGGTTTGATTAGGTTTAGGCCTGTTTGTATAATCAGCTTAATTAAGTGTTTATATCCTAAGTGTGTAGGTATCATATATTTCTGTTGCAAAAGATAATATAAAGTCAGATTGTTTTCGTAAGCTATTTTGGAGAGCTGGTGAAAATAAGCTGAAAAAAAGCTTATGGACATGTCATAAACTGTTTACATAAGCTTTCTCAAATAGTTTTACAAGTGCTTGTGCTAGTAGATAAACTCAAATAAGTCTATCCATATTATCAGTTTTTGAGTAAATTATTATGGTTTgaatttttaatatatattttttggttttgcTTTGGCTCAGCCAGTAATAAAAAGGAAGAAAGAAGGTGAGGAGAAGAAAATGTCACAAGAGGAGATGCTTTTGGAAGCTGCTCAAACAGGTTGATATTATAAATACTTAACATCTACTCGCTTATTAATAtctttgcttgtttgtttgttttaatttttAAGCTGGTGTTTTAATTATGTTTTTGGCTCTGCAGAAATTATGAACCTGCGAAACTTGGAGCGAGTTTTAGCCAGAGAGGAAGAAGTTAAGAGAAGAGCGATTGTGCATAAAACTGTCTATAATGGTCCACAGATACGCTACGTTTCACAAAATGGTTGGATTTTTAGCAAATAAAAAAGTTAAATAATAGCTTCTTTGGATGCTGCATTTCATTCGGTCATATTGGTTGTTGTCTTTTTACATATAGCAATCTGTTGTTTTTCCAGGTTGTAATTATCTGGAGTTTGCTAAAGGGGCGTCATTTCACTCAGATATTGCCACAACACCTCAAGAATGTGCGTCCCTCTTGTGCTAGCTCTATAATTTTGTTCATTTTATGTTGAAGAATGTTACATATCCCGTTTCTTTGTACATAAAGCTTACAATATGTGACTTCTATGATTTTCACAATATTGGGAAGAATTTAAAGTACCCAGCTTCAGGAAATTCTAGGTAGCTAAGTAACTATTTGTTTCAATTGTTTTCTTCACTTATATGATCTACGTCTATTTCTTTTCAGATCCAGAACAACCTGTTTGCGTGATTACTGGTTTGCCTGCCAAGTAAGAGCCTCACTTGCCAATAGTGGTTATTGTTTTATTCTTCAATATCCTGGTTAGAATGTGAGAGACACACTGTTTGCAATTTGGAACCACTTGATAATTGTTTATTTTCTATACTATAGTTTATGCACATATATGGCTTTCAGCTTTGGTTTCTTTTGTAAGTGATTTAATCTTTAAAAATAGACTAATTGGTTGAATAGATTTAGGATTttaaattcatttaaaattagATATTTATGGGAAAAAGCCAATGGAACCTTGCTTTGGAGATTATTTTCTATAGATGGGGTTATATTGTACAAATTGTGTAGCATTTGGCAATAAAATGGGTCAAGCATTAACAATGGGTCTCTTCCAAGATGAGAAAGAAATACATTTATAGTGGATGTGTATCACGATTAATCATTTATTTTGTATTTAGAGGTATCTTCAAGAGGTTCTAGCTCTAATGTTGATTGTTGATGAAGTTTGGTGATGCTTTCCTTGGATGAAATAATCACTTAATGATTTTTATACATTATACATCAAATTTGCCTTCTAGTGTGTTCGTTGTAGTCAAACTTTAGGTGTGTTGTCTAGGTTGCTCTTCTGTTTCAATTGGTCTCTCCCTTATTACAATTCTTCTTGATTATTTTTTTTTCCTTTCCAAATTGCATCATATGAACTTTTATGAATGCTGTGATTGTCACTGATTAATAGTAGTTCAGTTCAAATATTTTCCTTAATCTATTACTAATGTACCTcaaatattgttaagaagttcTCTCTCGATACAGGTACCGTGATCCAAAGACTGGGCTGCCATACGCCACAAAAGAAGCTTTTAAAATAATTCGACAACGGTATGGCCATTCTTGGTTGCTAGTAACCTTAGCTCTGAATGTGTATTGAATTTGTCCTATTTTCCCTTTCCTAGTATTTTTTTTACAGTATGTTAATGTGATTGTTTTTATAGGAGTATTTTACAAAAACATTGACTAAAATATAACTTTTTATGTTACTGTTTTCTTGCCAATCTCTTGTTTTTGTTCTCCTGCAATGGTTTGGTCTAATGTTCCATAGAAGGATGTCTGCTGACCAGTTCTACCCGCGATAGTGTTATTATTGAATTACAAATGCTATCAAATTTATTTTGAATGCAAAATTGAATAGCATGAAATTTCAAACCAACAAACCATATGTCATCTTAAGAGGGAAACAAATGATTGACAAATCGATGCTCAACTTGCATCAATTGGATCTTATCTTCAtatattctttttcttttaattaGTCTTGAAGCATATGGCACATACTAGGCTATTGGATGGGTGTTATGTATAAAAATCATGCATGTGGCTTCACCCAATTGCTCAAGCTTTTGGGAGAGATGGTTTAGACATGGTATAAGAGCTTCCACGCCCTGAGGTTGTGTTTGATCCTATTTATCGTTGTTCTTATAAATATTGAAAAAATAAATTTCTACACAATGTAAGGGGGCTTATACATTGTCTGCCGATTCTACACATTAAGGGTTCTTGCATGAGGGTTGTGTTTAATATAAAATCATTCATGTGGGAATTGGTTTCTTATAATGGGATTAAGACTTTATTTAAGAAATGTGTTTGAACATTGAATGTATTGTTTAGAGCATGTCATCAAGTGATTGTTTCGtaattgattttatttgacattAATGGGGGATTGTTTTGCAGCATTCTGGATGAAAGTGCCAACTCTAGAAAGGAGACTAGTATGGGAGGCTTATATGATTCAGTTTCTGGATGTGGTTTTCCAACCAAGCGAAAGAGATCAATAGTGCATGATAAAAATATACATCCACATGATCGATCCTTGGCTCGCTTTAGGAGAATTCCTTCTTTTGAGGATGAAGATTCTGACTGACTGCCTTCGTATTTTTTCTAATTCTCTTTTAAGTTAGAAATCTTTTATTTATCATCCTCgtgcaatgatgatgcatgattttaaTTTCAGCCGCAAATCATGAAAGAAGTCATGATGTGTTATATCTTGATTCTTGATATGGACCTGAGGCTGGGACTTGAGATAGTAATAGAAACCATGTCTGAGGCCCATTTTAGTGTTGGTAAAGTAGTCTTATCTCCTGTGGTATGTCTTTTTAAAATTGACCCTGGTCATTTTTTAACAAGGAGAATGCATTAGACTTTAGTTAGTTAAATTCATGATATGTCGCGTAACTTTCTTTTACAGTTTGTCATTTCTGTAATGATTTACAGTTTGTCATTTCTGTAATGAGCTGGTATGTCTTTGTCTACAAGAAACGAGAAGTATCGAGACGAGTGAAAGGAGTACGAGGATGGTAGACTAAAATTTGCGCTTTTAGGACTATGCTTGAATACCTAATATTATGCTGGTACCCGCAAAAAAATTTATCTTCTAATAGATGCTATGAAATAAAGTATCTcgtaaaaaaaataataaaactaGAACCAGAAACAAGTTCAAACACTATTAGTGTCTATGTTATTGAATTGATCTTATTATATATGAAGAGACAAAACATAAGAGTCTAAACCAATCAAGGCTTAAGTTGATCTAAATTCGCTTTACATGAGATATGTAAATCGAAACTATTCAACTGAGTTGAATAAGCAATATGTTATTACAAATTTATTATTATAGTTTTTAAATTTAATGAAAAATCTAACACAAATTTAATTTTTATACACGAAATTCCCATAAATGCAATAAAACTTAACATgcaattttaaaacaaaaacaTTAAAACTTAAACGTATaattttattaaacaaaagaGACAGAGACAAGAAAAGAGAGATTACACCAAATTTATAGGAAGCAAATAAGTATGGAATTATTTCATCAACCACTTAAAGTAAAAGGGCATGTATGTAATTTCTGTAGTAATCTTTTTTCTAGTCTATAGGACTCTAGAGAAGATAATAATATGTAGTTTCTCAATTCATTTTCTTTGTATGTTGAATCTATCAAAATTCATTATTAGAAAAACATGATTGCTTCAGTATAAATAAActataaataaaaaatataccATTTACTTTTTAACAGTTATCATACTTATGTTTTGATCCACGAACAAAAAGATTTTGGATGTTCTATCCTATATTctattttataaaaaataaaaaatttgaaaattgtaaaaaaagaaaaacaagaaaaaataatataattttatCATTGACAAATTTGTActattttaatttttgtaaatAAGATTATCAAATCTGTTTATAACCTATTCTAATTTTCAAACTTCTGAATAGAGAAAAAATTTCgaaaacaattttataaaattagactATCAAACAAATTTTACTCTTTTCAAAATTTGAAAACTAAAAAACAATTTTATAGAATCAAATAAAACAGGTtgttattattttatttttgtaacTAACATAACATAGTCAGTGATTTAAACCTACCATTCTTCCACTGAACGAAGTCAAACCAAACATTCAAACACTGCCCGACTAACATCTGATTGTTGAAACCGGAAAGATATTATAAAGCAAATTCACAACACAACCCTTCATCAAGTTAGATGTCAAACAAGAAACAGGTCTTTGATCAATGGCATCAACAAATTCCGGCAAATAGGCCTCAGGTATGACTCCTTTGATCTTGTTAGGTTCTTGTTAAAGCATGTTCATAATTTTGAATGCTTTTACTTTCTCTAGTAAGTTAATTTTGTTCATGCCATAGTACTCAAACTTGG from Lathyrus oleraceus cultivar Zhongwan6 chromosome 7, CAAS_Psat_ZW6_1.0, whole genome shotgun sequence encodes the following:
- the LOC127107455 gene encoding SWR1 complex subunit 2, whose amino-acid sequence is MEEKNSGENEKAALLLLDRASRATRGKRLSKLLDDEVQQDELFWGQDALKDEEEDDNYQEEAEIADEFDSDFDQDEPEPDEEQPQVDADERMNKKKRLIVPGKTPAKKKKKKKVLSNLENSPKKDDQEDDNNNNKPSVSGEHHDDAKEIMIRKSTRTSVIVRQAEREAIRAAIQATSKPVIKRKKEGEEKKMSQEEMLLEAAQTEIMNLRNLERVLAREEEVKRRAIVHKTVYNGPQIRYVSQNGCNYLEFAKGASFHSDIATTPQEYPEQPVCVITGLPAKYRDPKTGLPYATKEAFKIIRQRILDESANSRKETSMGGLYDSVSGCGFPTKRKRSIVHDKNIHPHDRSLARFRRIPSFEDEDSD